In Plasmodium vivax chromosome 10, whole genome shotgun sequence, the sequence GTTTAACCCCCCCCTGATGAAGTTTTacgtcaattttttaaaaaaaaaaaaggataaggcaacatttaaaaattccaCAAGGCATAAAATTTACTACACCTTGTTAGGGTGGGACATAGTGCTGAACCGGTTCATAAAAAGGGTAACTGAAGAAAGGAGAGAAACGATCGATCTGGCCATCCTAAATTTTGAGAGCAAAAGTGTTCACTACCTCTTTTCAAACAAAGTACTTTACGACTTTTCGGATTTATCCCACCAGATAAATTAtctaacccttttttttaaaaataaaattatgctcAAAAAGGAGGGCAAAAATTACTACTTAAGTCAGACTGTCATATTCCACATGTTGAAGAAGCACTACGGCAATGCAATCTACGAATACGTaacgaatgaaaaaattcctCTAGATGTGTACGTCAACCTGCGTACTAATGatcagcaaaaaaatgtagccaTCGAGTTTAATGGTAGGACACACTACGTCTTGGTGctctccaaagggggagactCAACAGACGCTGTGCACTACACAATGAGGCAAAACTGCAATACCAAGTATAAAATGTGGATCCTCTCGaacttaaatttttataccaTTTCTGTTTCGTATTATTTCTGGAATGGGTTGCACGAATGTCAGAAGGAGCGACACTTGCTTCATGCGATGCGGCACCTTTGATAAGGGGTAATCGTACTATGCTGCTTTTACAGGGGATGACACCTAAAACGGTTTGTGCACATGTTCCCCTTCACCTTGGGGTGAAAAAGTCTCCAATGAGGGCCATACAGAGGTGGCCATTCTCTGGAAAACtacttctccctcccccttctgcttaATATCTCTCTTTTTAGTAAATGTGCCTCCGTCTGTAAAgttgaaaagaaaatattattttttttttcttttccgctgCACAATGCACCCCCAATTTTAGGTGCGCCCGCCGCGGAAGCACTTCACCGCACCTGCAAATAATCGGTCGAGATAATATCGCACGAGGTGGGCCTTTCCTCGGagttcttttttaacatccACTGGCACAAGTGTATCAGGTCGTTCGAGTAGCTCGTCGGCAGGGGCTCTGGCTGCGGGGCAACGTATCAGAAGGGGGTGACATGGTTGCATTTTTGCTGCCACGGGGGTTGGTAAGTTTGCCATCTTTTAGGGGAAGCGTTGTGCCACTATTGTGCTACTACTGCGCCACTACTGCGCCACTACTGCGCCACTACTGCGCCACTACTGCGCCACTACTGCGCCATTACTGCGCCACTACTGCGCCACTACTGCGCCACTACTGCGCCATTACTGTGCTACTACTGCGCCACTATCGCGCCACTTTTGTGAATCTTTTCCGCTCAGCCTCCCCGCTGCGCGCACCTCCTCTTCGCAAATCTTCTGGGCCGTCGACAACATGTTGGAGTGCTCCGACTTGAAGGGGTGCCGGAGGCTCATGAGCTCGTACAGTATCACGCCAAGGGACCAGATGTCCGCGGGGAAGCTGTAGGCCGCGTTCTGGGGGGCAGCGGCGCAGAGGGGTAGCGGTGCAGAAGGGCAGGGGAAATGGGggacacaaaatgggggcgcAAAAGGGCAGGAGAAATTGGGTACGCAAAAGGGgcgcaccaaatggggggtaACACCCCGAATGGGAACTGTCGAATGAGATAATTGCCACACTACGTGGACGGCAACAAAACAACCGCAAAAGCGAAGGGGACCCACCCTGCAAATCTCCGGAGCCATGTACCCAATGGTCCCACACACTGTAGTTGTTTGTTCTGTGTTCTCAAAAATTTTGGCGAGGCCAAAGTCGCCCACCTTAGCCCTCTCATCATCATCCAGAAATATGTTGTTGCATTTTAAGTCttaagaaaaaggggagggggggaagttaTTTTATGCGTAAGTAGTGAAGCGtctgaaaagggaaaaccaTCGTGCCAAGCAGAGGAATGCTGACGTGAGTAAAAGGTAAGCTGCTAAGCTAAAgcggcgatttttttttttttttttttttttttttccacaatttgGACAACCATTTCGCTCGTGCACGTAAGCGAAGAGGGAAGTACTTAATTACCCCTGTGTATAAGCTTCCTGTCGTGCATAAATTTGATCGCAGTGATTATCTGTAACAGccacctttttattttcctctcGGGAATCAAcgtgttcgtttttttgtacctttttatgtatttgCTTAAATCTCCTTCTACATTtcgcgaaaataaaaaaaaataataaaataaaaaaataaaaaaaatgggtcaGGCGTTAATCGCCACAAAGAAATTGCAGACATTCACGCACAAACagtaatgttaaaaaagtgtgcaaagaaaaaaagacctTACTGGAGCAGTAGTCCATAGCGACGTACAAAATGTTGTCCTCCAGGAACGCTTCCTTATATCGCACGATGAATGGGTGCACGGACACCTCGATTAATGCCTTGGACAAGagcaagggaaaaaaaaaaaaaaaaaaaaaaaaaaggtaaaatataataaagtaaaatatgaTAAACGCACGATGAAGTAAGGCAAATTCGGATGAGCAACACCCCCCATCAGCCCCTATTTAACAGATCGATGTGCATTCGCACGCTCGTTCCTCCCCGCGCCCTTTCAAATGCGTACCCGCAGCTCGTTCACgacgttcattttttccttgtgaTTCATGCACGACATGTCCAGCTGCTTAACGACGAAGCTGAGCGGGAGTGTGCACACATAGGGGCGAAAATGTTTTCATGTGTAAGTGTATACATGTGTAAATGTGCGCGCGATGAGGTGGCCCTCCTGGGCGGAGCTCATCTTTACATGAACACCGCCATTCGCCCCGTTCAACAGGCGAAGCACGTTCAATTGCGCGGGCC encodes:
- a CDS encoding serine/threonine-protein kinase Nek1, putative (encoded by transcript PVX_079950A), whose translation is MTTSTSRKIGPYEVVKSIGRGSFGIVTAVKNAQGEIFVVKQLDMSCMNHKEKMNVVNELRALIEVSVHPFIVRYKEAFLEDNILYVAMDYCSKGDLSKYIKRYKKTNTLIPERKIKRWLLQIITAIKFMHDRKLIHRDLKCNNIFLDDDERAKVGDFGLAKIFENTEQTTTVCGTIGYMAPEICRNAAYSFPADIWSLGVILYELMSLRHPFKSEHSNMLSTAQKICEEEPEPLPTSYSNDLIHLCQWMLKKNSEERPTSCDIISTDYLQVR